Part of the Geminocystis sp. M7585_C2015_104 genome, GAGAAATGCCACAATACAATTACATCCTTACCCTCTGTGGCTTTGACCGTGAAAAAGGTCCTATTCTAAGATACAATATAGGCTAATAATGGGATAATTGTGCCCCCATAATTTGAGCTATCCTTGACAAAAAGCGCCCTTGGTTCGGACCGCTAATTCTGCTACCATAGGAAAACGGAAACTTTACAAGAGCGGACACTGTACAAAGGCAAAAACCCAGATGCCTTTCACATGATATAGGCTCAATGGCTAGTGGATAGGGTAAAAATCATGAGTCCCAGAAGACTATCTGAACAAGAGCGGAAGGAGATAATTCAATTATACCGCCAAGGACCGGACACCTCCTCTACCTTGGCAGAGCGTTTTGGTGTCACACCGGCCACTATTAGTCGTATTCTCAAAAAAAGCCTTCCGGCAGAAGAATACGAGAGTCTAATTAGGGAAAAACGTCTCCTTCGTCATGGCCAACCCTCCCAGGCAACCAGTAACACAGGCGAACAGTTATTTCTTCTGGGGCCGCAAGATACCTCGGACAATGCCCCCGTCCCACAAGACATCCAGTCCCAACATCCCTATGAAAGGGCAGAAGAAACTGACCAGCCAATAGAGCAAATCTGGGATACCCTTTACCAAGAAGAAATCCTCTCCCCGGAAGAAGAAGAAGAGGAAGAAGAGGAGACAGAAGACAAGGGGGACGAGGAGGGAATAAACTTAGAGCACCGGGAGCACTACCACTACGGGGAACACGACTATATCTTTGAGCTCGACTGGGATATTGATTTTGGCCTCGAGTCAACCCCGGGGGCTTCAGAGGAGGAACAGGTCAGAATTCTACCATTAAAGGCGGCAGTTTTCCCCAAAACCTGTTATCTGGTGATCGACCAATCCTCTGAACTGATTGCTAGGCCATTGAAAGATTTTGCCCATCTTGGAGAAATACCAGAGGCGAAGGTGTCCCAACTGACATTACCAGTTTTTGACAATCATAGGGCGGCCAGGCGATTCTGCCAAGACAAGGGGAAGGTTATAAAAGTCCCCGACGGCAGAATCCTACAAAAGACCTCATCCTATCTGCTGGCAAAGGGCATTAGTTGCCTTCTCATGGATGGCAAAGTCTACTCCCTGGCAGACAGTTAACCTTCCGACAAAAGAGACTCCAGTTTGGCGAAGGCATCTTGGAAGATAGTAATTTCCGCATTCGGGTCTTCTCTTTTGGCCAGGGAGCGTCGAATCTGACCAAGATATATGGGTATTGTTTTCTTGTCCTGGTGGACTTGAACTCTCGCCCTAATGGTGAGTGAGTCTTCCCCGTCAATAGCCATCCTCCCATAGGAGAACAAATCCATGGCGGCCTGTTTTAAAGTGGCTTCTAATACTGGCGGTGTAATATCCGTACTCACCGCTATTACTGCTTGTGTAGCGCCATTGTCATAAACAAGACTGTATTTGGCCGCATTGGGGATTTCCACCCGCTGAAATAGACCTAAACTCAGAGCAAACAAACCACCTGTCAACACTGCCATAAAGGCCGTCACCCCCACCAGGCGAAAACGAAATCCCCATTTGAATATAAATGCCAACAGGGTCAAAAATAAAACACTTATAGTACCATAAAAGCACCACAGACTATACTGAGCAAAATCCAATGAGAATTCCATCTTTCCCGCAGACTCCTCCCATTTTTGCCCCCCATTTTACCCCAAAATTCCCACTACCGCTGGTGTAAGATAGTAGAAGGAGGCATTTTAGAATTTTTTAATATAAAAAGCCGACGACAGTTTTTCATTGTTTCATTGGTGGATTGCCACAGCCGTCTACATCCTGGAAAATATGAGTCTGTCAGAGAATACCGCTAATCCCCCCACTATCCACTACCACGAGGACACCCTTAAACTCATATTGTTTGTGGATAATCCTTACAGTTCAGAGAAGAATATAGAACAAATTACCGAATACTTAAAGACTCTAAGTCAGGATTATGAATTCGATTTACAAGTATTAGAAATAAGTAAACACCCTCATCTAGTAGAACATTTTAAGTTAGTGGTTACCCCCGCCTTGGTGAAAGTTAATCCTCCCCCTCAGCAGATCTTGGCCGGCACAAATCTCACTGCCAAACTACGTAAGTATTGGTATCAGTGGCAAACTTCTCTTCAGGAGTACAAAAAAAATCATGCCGATAAGCCCCCCTCTAGCTGGCATACTTGTGTGCCCTCTTCAGAATTAATCCGTCTCCAGGATGAGCTTTTCTATCTGAAAAAAGAAGTGGAGGATTTGAGGGAACAGATAAAATTTAAAGATCAAATGTTGGCCATGCTGGCTCACGATTTACGCACTCCCCTCACAGCCGCCTCCATTGCTCTGGAGACCTTGGAAATCTACTACAACAGTCAACAAGACGGGGATAACGACAAAAATAAGGGGACAATAAGAAGGCTTTTTCAACAGGCAAAGAACCAGTTTTTTGCCATGAATAAAATGATAGGAGAGTTAATACAAATAACAAGAGAAAATAGTGGAAAATTCAAAATAAATCCAGTGAAAACGGATTTAATTATTCTCACTGAGGATGCTATCAATACGGTGCAACCCAAACTAGCAGAAAAAAAACAATATATCCTCAAAGACATTCCCCATGACTTGCCCCCTGTTTACAGTGACCCAAAATTAATTAGACAGGTGCTGATAAATATCTTAGATAATGCCATAAAATACAGCCCAGAGGGAACCCCTATTACTATTTCTATGCTACACAAAACCAGCCAAAAAGTAGAGGTGAGTATAATGGACCTGGGTCCTGGTATACCCGACAGTCAAAAAGAACAAATTTTCGAGGAAAACTACAGACTGCCAAGGGATGGAAAAAAGGAAGGCTTTGGTATAGGCTTGAGTTTCTGTCGTCGCATTATCCACGCCCACTACGGACAAATCTGGGTAGATGACAATGGCAGTCAGGGCAGTTGTTTTCGTTTCACCCTACCAATTTACCGTTAAATCCCTACCGTCTCGAGGTTACTCCCCCCCCGAAAGCCGTGTTACAATAGTACCAGGAAGTAAGGGGGGCCGGGTGCCATGAAAAAACTAATTCTGGCTAGTGTAATTGCCCTGTTGTCCCTTAATACATTGGTGGCAACCAGTAAAGCAGAAAACGTCGACGCCGTCAAGCAACTACTAAAGACAAATCAATGTCAGGGATGTGACTTAAGAGGAGCCAATTTGGAAGAAGTCCATCTTATTGGGGCAGACTTGAGAGGTGCTGATCTTAGGGGTGCTAATCTGAGAGGTGCTATTTTAGAAGGGGCAGACTTAGACGGTGCAAACTTACAGGGGGCAAACCTGAGTGGAGCCTTTCTCACTAATGCCACCCTCAATAATGCTAACCTAACAGATGTAGACCTAAGTTATGCCATTATCGTCGATGCCCTGGTAGACGGTGCTACTATAAGCTACAGGAATATCGAGGGAGCTGTTATTGTGGAAACTCCCATTGGCATTGGCGGTGAATATCCCCACTAAAGGGAACTTTAAGTTCTTTAAAGTTAGTTTAAGTAAAATTAAGAAAAAAATGGTACATTGGTAGGAAACTAAAAACAAGAGCCATCATGAGATGTATTGTAAAGCGCAGAGCCCAGTTTAGCGCTTCTCACCGGTACTGGTTGCCGGAATTGAGTGAGGAGGAGAATGAGAGGCTTTTTGGCGCTAACAGTCGTTTTCCAGGGCATGGCCACAATTATGTGCTATATGTCTCCCTGGTGGGGGAATTAGACGAATATGGCATGGTGACAAACCTTTCCGATGTGAAAAAAATCATTCACCGGGAGGTAATCAGTCAATTGGACTATAGCCATCTTAACGACACCTGGCCAGAATTCCAACAAACCCTCCCCACCACCGAATACATAGCTAAAGCCATCTGGCAACGTTTAGCACCCTATTTGCCTTTGGTAGACATACAACTATACGAACATCCGCAACTGTGGGCTAACTATCAAGGGAAAGACATGGAAGCTACACTCACCATTGGAACACATTTCAGTGCTGCACACCGTTTGGCGTTACCAGAATTGACCTTGGAAGAAAATACTAGAATCTATGGCAAATGTGCTCGTCCTAATGGTCATGGGCACAATTATCATCTAGAAGTGTCCGTAACCGGCCAGATTCACCCCCGCACCGGCATGGTTGTGGATTTGGTCACATTACATAAAGTAGTGGAAGAATATGTGGTTGAGCCTCTAGATCACACCTTCCTAAACAAAGATATACCCCATTTTGCCCAAGTGGTTCCCACCGCCGAAAATATAGCTGTCTATATAGCCAAGGTACTACGAGATCCCATTGCCAAGTTAGGAGTAGAATTAACCAAGGTAAAACTGATAGAGAGTCCCAATAACTCCTGTGAGCTCGACTGTCGTCAACTCTTTCCCCGACAGGAAGAAGAAAGTATCTCTACCCCCGATTCCCTAGCTGTTGTCTAGAGGCAGAAACACATTCGGCCCGTGTGGGAATTGTCCTTTTTCTCTGAAGTCCAGCCCAGACAGGGAAAGGGCCCCCATGGGCCTTTTTTATTTTTATTGGCAAATAATGTCAAGGAAAACAAATATATAATTGACTGTAAGCGTGGACGGGGAATATAAGAAAATGATTACAGGGGAACAATTACGAAAACTAATACAGGACAAATGGGGCTATTCTTACGACGTGCAAATACTAAGGATTCGGGATAAAATCTATTTTCAAGTGATGTGGAAATATTTAGAACAGGCCTCTTTTCATTATACTGAAGCAGAGTATCTAGAAAATCTAGAACAAATAGCCCAATATCTAAACCACTGGGGAGTAGTCAGTCAAGTAATTGAAGGAATAAGGGAAACAAAAAGTAAACCTCGTCTGGGCAAAGCAGTGAGTATCCCCTTATCGTTGGGCGAAAGAGCGTCAGAATGGATTCTATAAACAATAGAGAAGTGAAACTATGAGCAATTATAAAAATCCCGTGCCAACAGTGGATATTATTATCGAAATGGGAGATAAAGGAGAAGAGGGAATTGTCCTCATCGAAAGAAAAAATCCCCCCATAGGGTGGGCAATCCCAGGAGGTTTTGTAGACTATGGGGAGACAGTGGAAGCGGCTGCAATCCGTGAGGCAAAGGAGGAAACCGGCTTAGATGTAACCCTAAAAGACCTATTGTATGTCTATTCTGACCCCAAACGGGATCCCCGTCAACACACTGTGAGTATCGTTTTTATTGCCAGCGGTAAGGGTAGATTACAAGCTGCCGATGATGCCATCAATGCTGCTATTTTCCCCTTAAACCAACTACCATCACCCCTATGTTTTGACCACGAACTTATTTTACGTGACTACCTGGGGTACCGGCGTGGCATTCGTCCTTCTCCCCGGTTATAATTGAAGATATGACGGGGCGTGCCATTTTTTACCTATACGTTGGGTGAGAAATTAAACCACATTTTTATTCCTGAATAAACTACAAGCTATAGAGTAAGCATACAGATAACTCAAAAGCGTAATACCTCTGCGCCACCTAACTATAGTATTGAAACTCTTTATCCTCCCAATAACACTTTCCACTACCTGCCTCATACCCCTTTTCTCCTTTCTCCTGCACACCTTCACACCCTCAACATACCTATAAGCTCTGTCTCCATATACTTCATTGTATCCTACCAACTCCCTAAACCATCTACTCTTACTCTTCCTCAACCTATATGCCTTACTCTCATGCATACTACCATACGTAAACCACACATCATACACACCACCATCCTCATCACATAACACCATAACCAGCACTCCGTAGTACACCTCTTCAAATTCTACCTGCCTTCCATAGTGAACACTGTATAAATTCCTTCGTCTTCTTACCCAAAACTTTCTGCCCCCTTCTTATCCTCTGAGTCCTTGCCCTATTGACATTGGCCACCGGAAGTATAATACCGTCCACTATTAGTTTTATCTTTTTCCCAAGTAGTGTTTTAACAAACATTAGCATAACTGAGCTGTGTAGCATGTATTGTCTAAGTTTTGAGTGAATTCTTTTTTGCATTCTTGACTTTCTGAAGATGTGGTATGAGTTTATGGAAGGGTCTATGAGGTTTTTTGCCAGTGTTAGTAGAGGAGAATGTAGGTAGTAGGAGAGGATGAGGAGAGCCATGATTTGCTGGTCAGAGATTTTAGGTTTTCTACCTGCTTTAGGGTCTTTGTAGATGAGTTTGTGGAAAGTTTCGATTTCAGAGAGGATTTTGTGGTAAAATCTAATTATGTTCATTTTGGGTGCCTCCCTGCGTAGGAATTTGGTATTAATATATTACCTGTACTACGCAAGGCCTTTTGATAAGAAGTTTTTTGTTTTAGTAATTTCTCACTCGACGTATTTTTTACCTATTTTACAGGTAGTATGTAGCGGGACATGCCCTCCTCATTTCAACCAGAATGCCTAAGCATAGTTTTCAAGACAAGCCAATAAGGAAACAGTCAGCGGTTACCCCTTCTGTTGCCAACCAGCCTGATGATTTAATTTACGGTTGCCATCCCGTATTGGCGGCTATATCTGCTAATCAACAGCTTAACCGTCTTTACATCACCCCAAAACTCTCTCAGGATAAACGTTTTGAGCCTTTAATACCCCTGTTAAAAGCCAGAGGCACAGTAGTAGACATAGTAGACAGTCAAAGACTGAATCAATTAACCAATTTTGCTAACCACCAAGGCGTCGCCGCTAAAGTTGCCCCCTATGAGTATATTGATTTGCATGAATTGATAGCACAAGCGAAGGAAAAAACAGCCCACCCGGTAATTCTAATCGCAGATGGGATAAATGATCCCCACAATTTGGGGGCTATAATTCGCACGGCAGAGGCACTAGGGATGCAGGGTTTGGTAATACCCCAAAGACGCGCGGTGGCAGTCACCTCTACGGTGATGAAAGTGGCGGCTGGTGCCTTGTCTTATTTCCCAGTAGCCAGAGTGGTGAATATAAATCAGGCCATCTCCCGGTTGAAGGAAGAGGGTTTCTGGATTTATGGTACTATAGCACAGGGGGGCCAATGGTTACACCAGGCTAAACTAGAGGGGGCCATCGGTTTAGTGATAGGGGCGGAAGACAAGGGCATAAGCCAGTCTGTGTTAAAAGCATGTGATTTCCTTCTGTCTATACCCATGGCAGGGAAAACTCCCAGTCTCAATGCCTCCGTTGCCACAGCCATTTGTCTTTATGAAATCCGTCGTCAACAACTCCTGGCCTTCCCATCTGCATGAAAGGGTAAGAAGGGCAAGTGTAAGTCAGCTCCCCCTTGTCAAAATCTGATAACAGAGTCACACTAGTAGCAAAGACCCATTTAGCGAGGGGGGGATGATGGAAGTGAAAGAATTACTGCTTGACTTGTTGGATTCCCTGGGATGGGCAGTTTGGCTAGAAATAGTCACAGACAAGCCCCAGTGTACTTACTATTTTGGCCCTTTTCTCACCCAACAGGAGGCCATTTCCCACCAAGAAGGTTATCTGGAAGACTTAAAGGAAGAAAAAACCACTGGCATCACCGTGAGGGCTATGGGTTGTAAGCC contains:
- a CDS encoding helix-turn-helix domain-containing protein; protein product: MSPRRLSEQERKEIIQLYRQGPDTSSTLAERFGVTPATISRILKKSLPAEEYESLIREKRLLRHGQPSQATSNTGEQLFLLGPQDTSDNAPVPQDIQSQHPYERAEETDQPIEQIWDTLYQEEILSPEEEEEEEEETEDKGDEEGINLEHREHYHYGEHDYIFELDWDIDFGLESTPGASEEEQVRILPLKAAVFPKTCYLVIDQSSELIARPLKDFAHLGEIPEAKVSQLTLPVFDNHRAARRFCQDKGKVIKVPDGRILQKTSSYLLAKGISCLLMDGKVYSLADS
- a CDS encoding Ycf51 family protein codes for the protein MEFSLDFAQYSLWCFYGTISVLFLTLLAFIFKWGFRFRLVGVTAFMAVLTGGLFALSLGLFQRVEIPNAAKYSLVYDNGATQAVIAVSTDITPPVLEATLKQAAMDLFSYGRMAIDGEDSLTIRARVQVHQDKKTIPIYLGQIRRSLAKREDPNAEITIFQDAFAKLESLLSEG
- a CDS encoding histidine kinase, whose protein sequence is MSLSENTANPPTIHYHEDTLKLILFVDNPYSSEKNIEQITEYLKTLSQDYEFDLQVLEISKHPHLVEHFKLVVTPALVKVNPPPQQILAGTNLTAKLRKYWYQWQTSLQEYKKNHADKPPSSWHTCVPSSELIRLQDELFYLKKEVEDLREQIKFKDQMLAMLAHDLRTPLTAASIALETLEIYYNSQQDGDNDKNKGTIRRLFQQAKNQFFAMNKMIGELIQITRENSGKFKINPVKTDLIILTEDAINTVQPKLAEKKQYILKDIPHDLPPVYSDPKLIRQVLINILDNAIKYSPEGTPITISMLHKTSQKVEVSIMDLGPGIPDSQKEQIFEENYRLPRDGKKEGFGIGLSFCRRIIHAHYGQIWVDDNGSQGSCFRFTLPIYR
- a CDS encoding pentapeptide repeat-containing protein, which encodes MKKLILASVIALLSLNTLVATSKAENVDAVKQLLKTNQCQGCDLRGANLEEVHLIGADLRGADLRGANLRGAILEGADLDGANLQGANLSGAFLTNATLNNANLTDVDLSYAIIVDALVDGATISYRNIEGAVIVETPIGIGGEYPH
- a CDS encoding 6-carboxytetrahydropterin synthase, whose translation is MRCIVKRRAQFSASHRYWLPELSEEENERLFGANSRFPGHGHNYVLYVSLVGELDEYGMVTNLSDVKKIIHREVISQLDYSHLNDTWPEFQQTLPTTEYIAKAIWQRLAPYLPLVDIQLYEHPQLWANYQGKDMEATLTIGTHFSAAHRLALPELTLEENTRIYGKCARPNGHGHNYHLEVSVTGQIHPRTGMVVDLVTLHKVVEEYVVEPLDHTFLNKDIPHFAQVVPTAENIAVYIAKVLRDPIAKLGVELTKVKLIESPNNSCELDCRQLFPRQEEESISTPDSLAVV
- a CDS encoding DUF3067 family protein; the protein is MTGEQLRKLIQDKWGYSYDVQILRIRDKIYFQVMWKYLEQASFHYTEAEYLENLEQIAQYLNHWGVVSQVIEGIRETKSKPRLGKAVSIPLSLGERASEWIL
- a CDS encoding NUDIX hydrolase: MSNYKNPVPTVDIIIEMGDKGEEGIVLIERKNPPIGWAIPGGFVDYGETVEAAAIREAKEETGLDVTLKDLLYVYSDPKRDPRQHTVSIVFIASGKGRLQAADDAINAAIFPLNQLPSPLCFDHELILRDYLGYRRGIRPSPRL
- the rlmB gene encoding 23S rRNA (guanosine(2251)-2'-O)-methyltransferase RlmB, coding for MPKHSFQDKPIRKQSAVTPSVANQPDDLIYGCHPVLAAISANQQLNRLYITPKLSQDKRFEPLIPLLKARGTVVDIVDSQRLNQLTNFANHQGVAAKVAPYEYIDLHELIAQAKEKTAHPVILIADGINDPHNLGAIIRTAEALGMQGLVIPQRRAVAVTSTVMKVAAGALSYFPVARVVNINQAISRLKEEGFWIYGTIAQGGQWLHQAKLEGAIGLVIGAEDKGISQSVLKACDFLLSIPMAGKTPSLNASVATAICLYEIRRQQLLAFPSA
- a CDS encoding DUF1816 domain-containing protein; the encoded protein is MKELLLDLLDSLGWAVWLEIVTDKPQCTYYFGPFLTQQEAISHQEGYLEDLKEEKTTGITVRAMGCKPRELTVCSDVPPDDWI